In Cuculus canorus isolate bCucCan1 chromosome 27, bCucCan1.pri, whole genome shotgun sequence, the following proteins share a genomic window:
- the USHBP1 gene encoding harmonin-binding protein USHBP1 isoform X2, translated as MEEPPQPPASDEEEEDTAGDAEGLLCYEESIARLLATVAQLHQRAEMLQCRVGREDEEGWKGTAGLPAASVQPRRIDGTATGLEAQSPDLFADLQNAVSSLERTIFSWHRMAPAHPVLGEEWARAAKSLEELNQTGDWTTRRSTEAGEGLLAEEAAVAAAAARNATLRAALGHQDEELSRATASLRALCGERDRLQQKVQDLRDALSSLEEPWGSDPPALSSAPKQGEPWLPQDQPQCSNGAQPHGAQPHSLLSPQPSDGSSREQEQRLQQLQGCLERLQEVNRELVASLQECKSDAERLSMVLGQHESRSTALRLALRCSERCGGAYAALLDLVRAKVGREEDGARGGAAGEQSVGRGEGSSPTSTAGLQRQSRVEPDGQEESGDSVCPGLQSASAPHGMEEGTLREHIRRLRAEQAAVEATLHDGAAPDRAGTRRSEDARARAERALRDARALLPGWRRPEKAELLQDLAMLKEAMADLKTRLQLAEREKRGLEVLAAGQGPREAALHLVLQCLEQDGGPGCPPSSPSSSSSSEEDAQTSRVGAAAPRHPPDPERMREELLRAQARAEELHARARALVLALQQSSAASRAQQAQCLTVTADFFHAHSALALAYRGARRKQAAQLRRLEAQAGALRRQHARQAQALARRLQTLERGTDSSETCI; from the exons ATGGAGGAG CCCCCACAGCCGCCAGCGAgcgacgaggaggaggaggacacagCGGGGGACGCCGAAGGCCTCCTGTGCTACGAGGAGAGCATCGCCAGGCTGCTGGCGACGGTGGCACAGCTGCACCAGAGGGCCGAGATGCTGCAGTGCCGCGTGGGCAG GGAGGACGAGGAGGGGTGGAAGGGCACCGCCGGCCTTCCTGCCGCCAGCGTGCAGCCCCGGCGCATCGACGGCACCGCAACCGGTCTGGAAG CCCAGAGCCCCGACCTCTTCGCGGACCTGCAGAACGCCGTGAGCTCACTGGAGCGCACCATCTTCTCCTGGCACCGGATGGCTCCGGCGCACCCTGTGCTCGGTGAGGAGTGGGCACGGGCAGCCAAG AGCCTGGAGGAGCTGAACCAGACAGGAGACTGGACCACGCGCCGGAGCACGGAAGCGGGCGAGGGGCTGTTGGCAGAGGAGGCAGCGGTGGCAGCGGCTGCGGCGAGGAATGCAACGCTGCGGGCAGCGCTGGGGCACCAGGACGAGGAGCTGAGCCGGGCCACGGCCTCGCTGCGGGCGCTGTGTGGGGAGCGTGACCGGCTGCAGCAGAAG GTCCAGGACCTACGCGATGCTCTGTCCAGTCTGGAGGAACCGTGGGGCAGTGACCCCCCTGCGCTCAGCAGCGCCCCGAAGCAAGGGGAGCCCTGGCTGCCCCAG GACCAGCCCCAGTGCAGCAACGGCGCTCAGCCCCACGGCgcacagccccacagcctcctctccccCCAACCCTCCGATGGGTCCAGCCGGGAGCAGGAGCAGCgactgcagcagctgcaggg GTGCCTGGAGAGGTTGCAGGAGGTGAACCGGGAGCTGGTGGCTTCGCTGCAGGAGTGCAAGAGCGATGCGGAGCGGCTCAGCATGGTGCTGGGCCAGCACGAGTCCCGCAGCACTGCGCTGCGCCTGGCCCTGCGCTGCAG cgAGCGCTGCGGGGGCGCCTACGCTGCCCTCCTCGACCTGGTACGGGCGAAGGTGGGCCGAGAGGAGGACGGTGCCCGCGGCG GAGCCGCGGGGGAGCAGAGCGTGGGGCGCGGAGAGGGGTCCAGCCCCACATCAACCGCGGGGCTGCAGCGCCAGAGCCGAGTGGAGCCGGACGGGCAGGAGGAGAGCGGGGACAGCGTctgcccagggctgcagag cgCCTCGGCTCCCCACGGGATGGAGGAGGGGACCCTGCGTGAGCACATTCGCCGGCTGCGTGCAGAGCAGGCGGCTGTGGAGGCGACCCTGCACGACGGCGCGGCACCCGACCGTGCTGGCACCCGCCGCAGCGAGGATGCCCGAGCACGGGCTGAGCGGGCGCTGCGGGATGCGAGGGCTCTCCTGCCCGGTTGGAGGCGGCCGGAGAAAgcggagctgctgcaggacttGGCGATGCTCAAG GAGGCCATGGCCGACCTGAAGACACGGttgcagctggcagagagggagaagcgGGGCCTGGAGGTGCTGGCGGCCGGGCAGGGGCCGCGGGAGGCTGCGCTGCACCTGGTGCTCCAGTGTTTGGAGCAGGATGGGGGTCCAGGctgcccccccagctcccccagcagctccagcagcagcgaGGAG GATGCCCAAACCAGCCGggtgggagcagcagctcctcggCACCCTCCGGATCCAGAACGGATGAGGGAAGAGCTGCTCCGTGCCCAGGCTCG GGCGGAGGAGCTGCACGCCCGGGCGCGGGCGCTGGTGCTGgcgctgcagcagagcagtgccGCCAGCCGCGCGCAGCAGGCACAGTGCCTCACCGTCACCGCAGACTTCTTCCATGCTCACAG CGCGCTGGCCCTGGCGTACCGCGGTGCCCGGCGCAAGCAGGCAGCGCAGCTGCGGCGGCTGGAGGCGCAGGCAGGAGCCCTGCGCAGGCAGCACGCCCGGCAGGCGCAGGCGCTGGCCCGCAGGCTGCAGACCCTGGAGCGGGGGACGGACAGCAGCGAGACCTGCATCTAG
- the OCLN gene encoding occludin has protein sequence MFVKKSYDSPPTGYGPPTTYGPAMGDYGYDYGARSPPPGSYYIEDVPQHFYKWTSPPGVVRILEAIVVLLCIAIFACVASTLAWEYGYGFAGGYGNGLGGYYGSGYYGSGLSYGYGYGSYYGGVTNPRAANGFMMAMAVLCFLAQLGLFVTSISKSRSSRSRRFYLVVIVVCAVLAFVMLIASIVYVVGVNPQAQMSGSYYYNPLLTMCSQVYSGGTYISQYIYHYCTVDPQEAVAIVCGFLIVILLCLICFFAHKTRSKIWKYGKQNIYWDKVPVVQEGPNVEEWVKNVADGASVHDETATLAYSEKPMSPTAAPPYSPPAYSSPPPNGYYPSGTYSSRGDQPDRALSPAEEKVREQPTRPPARRGRRRRRNPELDESQYETDYTTAVESSDERDQDQWASLYPPITSDGTRQKYKQEFDVDLKRYKQLCAEMDGISDRLNQLSKQLDSISEDSPQYQDVAEEYNRLKDLKRSPGYQTKKLETKTLRNKLFHIKRMVSDYDKVRG, from the exons ATGTTCGTCAAGAAGTCCTACGACAGCCCCCCCACGGGCTACGGTCCCCCCACAACCTATGGCCCCGCCATGGGCGATTACGGCTACGACTACGGCGCTCGCTCGCCGCCACCGGGCTCCTACTACATCGAGGACGTGCCACAGCACTTCTACAAGTGGACCTCGCCACCCGGCGTGGTGAGGATCCTGGAGGCCATCGTCGTCCTGCTCTGCATTGCCATCTTCGCCTGCGTCGCCTCCACCCTGGCCTGGGAATACGGCTACGGCTTTGCGGGGGGTTACGGCAATGGGCTGGGGGGCTACTATGGCTCCGGCTACTACGGCAGCGGGTTGAGTTATGGTTACGGCTACGGGAGCTACTACGGTGGGGTCACCAACCCGCGGGCGGCCAACGGCTTCATGATGGCCATGGCGGTGCTCTGCTTCCTGGCGCAGCTGGGGCTCTTTGTCACCAGCATCAGCAAATCTCGCAGCTCTCGCTCCCGACGCTTCTACCTGGTGGTCATCGTGGTCTGCGCCGTGCTGGCCTTCGTCATGCTCATCGCTTCCATCGTCTACGTCGTGGGCGTCAACCCTCAGGCGCAGATGTCCGGCAGTTACTACTACAACCCCTTGCTGACCATGTGCAGCCAGGTCTACAGCGGCGGCACCTACATAAGCCAGTACATCTACCACTACTGCACCGTGGACCCCCAAGAG GCCGTGGCGATCGTCTGCGGGTTCCTCATCGTCATTCTGCTCTGCCTCATCTGCTTCTTCGCTCACAAGACGCGCAGCAAGATCTGGAAGTACGGGAAACAGAACATCTACTGGGACAAGGTGCCGGTGGTCCAGGAAGGGCCCAACGTGGAGGAGTGG GTGAAGAACGTGGCGGATGGGGCCAGTGTGCACGACGAGACGGCCACGCTCGCCTACTCGGAGAAGCCGATGAGCCCCACTGCCGCGCCGCCCTACAGCCCCCCCGCCTACAGCTCCCCCCCACCGAACGGGTATTATCCCTCCGGGACCTACAGCAGCCGGGG TGACCAGCCGGACCGGGCGCTCAgccctgcagaagagaaggtgAGGGAGCAGCCCACCAGGCCCCCTGCTCGCCGTGGCCGCAGACGCCGGCGCAACCCGGAGCTGGATGAGTCGCAGTATGAGACCGACTACACCACAGCTGTGGAGTCCAGTGACGAGCGGGACCAGGACCAGTGGGCCAG CCTCTACCCTCCCATCACGTCGGACGGCACCCGCCAGAAGTACAAGCAGGAGTTCGATGTGGATCTGAAGCGCTACAAACAGCTCTGCGCCGAGATGGACGGCATCAGCGACCGCCTCAACCAGCTCAGCAAACAGCTCGACAGCATCTCCGAGGACAGCCCCCAGTACCAG GATGTCGCAGAGGAGTACAACAGGCTGAAGGACCTCAAGCGG AGCCCTGGCTACCAAACGAAGAAGCTGGAGACCAAAACCCTGCGCAACAAACTCTTCCACATCAAGCGGATGGTGAGCGACTATGACAAGGTGCGGGGGTAG
- the NR2F6 gene encoding nuclear receptor subfamily 2 group F member 6, producing MAMVAGGWGEPNGGGGGEEASSPAGGGSDAEHGEEERAAAAVDCVVCGDKSSGKHYGVFTCEGCKSFFKRSIRRNLSYTCRSNRDCQIDQHHRNQCQYCRLKKCFRVGMRKEAVQRGRIPPTHSSTSPNTMPSGEYFNGQPVSELISQLLRAEPYPAARYGSQYAQQGSVMGIDNICELAARLLFSTVEWARNIPFFPELPVSDQVALLRLSWSELFVLNAAQSALPLHMAPLLAAAGFHASPMSADRVVSFMDQIRIFQDQVEKLNRLQVDSAEYSCLKAIALFTPDACGLSDPAHVESLQEKAQVALTEYVRSQYPSQPQRFGRLLLRLPALRAVPAALISQLFFMRLVGKTPIETLIRDMLLSGSTFNWPYGTGQ from the exons ATGGCCATGGTGGCCGGTGGCTGGGGCGAGCCCAacggcggcggtggcggcgaGGAGGCGTCGAGCCCAGCGGGCGGTGGCAGCGACGCGGAACACGGCGAGGAGGAGCGGGCAGCGGCGGCCGTGGACTGCGTGGTGTGCGGCGACAAATCCAGTGGGAAGCACTACGGGGTCTTCACCTGCGAGGGCTGCAAGAGCTTCTTCAAGCGCAGCATCCGCAGGAACCTCAGCTACACCTGCAG GTCCAACCGCGACTGCCAGATCGACCAGCACCACCGCAACCAATGCCAGTACTGCCGCCTGAAGAAGTGTTTCCGCGTGGGGATGAGGAAGGAAG CTGTGCAGCGGGGCCGGATCCCCCCCACCCACTCCAGCACCAGCCCCAACACCATGCCCAGCGGGGAATACTTCAACGGGCAGCCGGTGTCGGAGCTCATCTCGCAGCTCCTGCGGGCTGAGCCCTACCCCGCCGCCCGCTACGGCTCGCAGTACGCGCAGCAGGGCAGCGTCATGGGCATCGACAACATCTGCGAGCTGGCCGCCCGCCTCCTCTTCAGCACAGTGGAATGGGCCCGCAACATCCCCTTCTTCCCCGAGCTGCCCGTCTCTGACCAAGTAGCCCTGCTACGGCTCAGCTGGAGCGAGCTCTTCGTCCTCAACGCGGCGCAGTCGGCGTTGCCGCTGCACATGGCCCCGCTGCTGGCTGCCGCTGGTTTCCACGCCTCCCCCATGTCGGCCGACCGCGTTGTCTCCTTCATGGACCAGATTCGCATCTTCCAGGATCAGGTGGAGAAGCTCAACCGGCTCCAAGTGGACTCGGCTGAGTACAGCTGCCTCAAAGCCATCGCGCTCTTCACGCCAG ATGCCTGCGGCCTCTCGGACCCGGCACACGTGGAGAGCTTGCAGGAGAAGGCGCAGGTGGCCCTCACCGAGTACGTGCGCTCGCAGTACCCCTCGCAGCCCCAGCGCTTCGGGCGGCTCCTGCTGCGGCTGCCGGCTCTCCGGGCCGTGCCGGCCGCCCTCATCTCCCAACTCTTTTTCATGAGGCTGGTGGGGAAGACGCCCATCGAAACACTAATCAGGGACATGCTGCTGTCTGGGAGCACCTTCAACTGGCCCTACGGGACGGGGCAGTAG
- the USHBP1 gene encoding harmonin-binding protein USHBP1 isoform X1, whose protein sequence is MEEPPQPPASDEEEEDTAGDAEGLLCYEESIARLLATVAQLHQRAEMLQCRVGREDEEGWKGTAGLPAASVQPRRIDGTATGLEAQSPDLFADLQNAVSSLERTIFSWHRMAPAHPVLGEEWARAAKSLEELNQTGDWTTRRSTEAGEGLLAEEAAVAAAAARNATLRAALGHQDEELSRATASLRALCGERDRLQQKVQDLRDALSSLEEPWGSDPPALSSAPKQGEPWLPQDQPQCSNGAQPHGAQPHSLLSPQPSDGSSREQEQRLQQLQGCLERLQEVNRELVASLQECKSDAERLSMVLGQHESRSTALRLALRCSERCGGAYAALLDLVRAKVGREEDGARGVGAAGEQSVGRGEGSSPTSTAGLQRQSRVEPDGQEESGDSVCPGLQSASAPHGMEEGTLREHIRRLRAEQAAVEATLHDGAAPDRAGTRRSEDARARAERALRDARALLPGWRRPEKAELLQDLAMLKEAMADLKTRLQLAEREKRGLEVLAAGQGPREAALHLVLQCLEQDGGPGCPPSSPSSSSSSEEDAQTSRVGAAAPRHPPDPERMREELLRAQARAEELHARARALVLALQQSSAASRAQQAQCLTVTADFFHAHSALALAYRGARRKQAAQLRRLEAQAGALRRQHARQAQALARRLQTLERGTDSSETCI, encoded by the exons ATGGAGGAG CCCCCACAGCCGCCAGCGAgcgacgaggaggaggaggacacagCGGGGGACGCCGAAGGCCTCCTGTGCTACGAGGAGAGCATCGCCAGGCTGCTGGCGACGGTGGCACAGCTGCACCAGAGGGCCGAGATGCTGCAGTGCCGCGTGGGCAG GGAGGACGAGGAGGGGTGGAAGGGCACCGCCGGCCTTCCTGCCGCCAGCGTGCAGCCCCGGCGCATCGACGGCACCGCAACCGGTCTGGAAG CCCAGAGCCCCGACCTCTTCGCGGACCTGCAGAACGCCGTGAGCTCACTGGAGCGCACCATCTTCTCCTGGCACCGGATGGCTCCGGCGCACCCTGTGCTCGGTGAGGAGTGGGCACGGGCAGCCAAG AGCCTGGAGGAGCTGAACCAGACAGGAGACTGGACCACGCGCCGGAGCACGGAAGCGGGCGAGGGGCTGTTGGCAGAGGAGGCAGCGGTGGCAGCGGCTGCGGCGAGGAATGCAACGCTGCGGGCAGCGCTGGGGCACCAGGACGAGGAGCTGAGCCGGGCCACGGCCTCGCTGCGGGCGCTGTGTGGGGAGCGTGACCGGCTGCAGCAGAAG GTCCAGGACCTACGCGATGCTCTGTCCAGTCTGGAGGAACCGTGGGGCAGTGACCCCCCTGCGCTCAGCAGCGCCCCGAAGCAAGGGGAGCCCTGGCTGCCCCAG GACCAGCCCCAGTGCAGCAACGGCGCTCAGCCCCACGGCgcacagccccacagcctcctctccccCCAACCCTCCGATGGGTCCAGCCGGGAGCAGGAGCAGCgactgcagcagctgcaggg GTGCCTGGAGAGGTTGCAGGAGGTGAACCGGGAGCTGGTGGCTTCGCTGCAGGAGTGCAAGAGCGATGCGGAGCGGCTCAGCATGGTGCTGGGCCAGCACGAGTCCCGCAGCACTGCGCTGCGCCTGGCCCTGCGCTGCAG cgAGCGCTGCGGGGGCGCCTACGCTGCCCTCCTCGACCTGGTACGGGCGAAGGTGGGCCGAGAGGAGGACGGTGCCCGCGGCG TAGGAGCCGCGGGGGAGCAGAGCGTGGGGCGCGGAGAGGGGTCCAGCCCCACATCAACCGCGGGGCTGCAGCGCCAGAGCCGAGTGGAGCCGGACGGGCAGGAGGAGAGCGGGGACAGCGTctgcccagggctgcagag cgCCTCGGCTCCCCACGGGATGGAGGAGGGGACCCTGCGTGAGCACATTCGCCGGCTGCGTGCAGAGCAGGCGGCTGTGGAGGCGACCCTGCACGACGGCGCGGCACCCGACCGTGCTGGCACCCGCCGCAGCGAGGATGCCCGAGCACGGGCTGAGCGGGCGCTGCGGGATGCGAGGGCTCTCCTGCCCGGTTGGAGGCGGCCGGAGAAAgcggagctgctgcaggacttGGCGATGCTCAAG GAGGCCATGGCCGACCTGAAGACACGGttgcagctggcagagagggagaagcgGGGCCTGGAGGTGCTGGCGGCCGGGCAGGGGCCGCGGGAGGCTGCGCTGCACCTGGTGCTCCAGTGTTTGGAGCAGGATGGGGGTCCAGGctgcccccccagctcccccagcagctccagcagcagcgaGGAG GATGCCCAAACCAGCCGggtgggagcagcagctcctcggCACCCTCCGGATCCAGAACGGATGAGGGAAGAGCTGCTCCGTGCCCAGGCTCG GGCGGAGGAGCTGCACGCCCGGGCGCGGGCGCTGGTGCTGgcgctgcagcagagcagtgccGCCAGCCGCGCGCAGCAGGCACAGTGCCTCACCGTCACCGCAGACTTCTTCCATGCTCACAG CGCGCTGGCCCTGGCGTACCGCGGTGCCCGGCGCAAGCAGGCAGCGCAGCTGCGGCGGCTGGAGGCGCAGGCAGGAGCCCTGCGCAGGCAGCACGCCCGGCAGGCGCAGGCGCTGGCCCGCAGGCTGCAGACCCTGGAGCGGGGGACGGACAGCAGCGAGACCTGCATCTAG